One genomic window of Deinococcus ruber includes the following:
- a CDS encoding ABC transporter ATP-binding protein — protein sequence MSAPVLQIRGLTRRFGGLIAVNNVSFEVQEGEIFGLIGPNGAGKTTLFNLMTGLTPPSSGTLLYHGADITAQPPHTIAEKGIARTFQNIRLFRSLSALENIKIARHARTRAGLLAGVFGRDRAEERTVDERAWALLDLVGLSSKAGQEAQNFSYGDQRRLEIARALATDPQVLLLDEPAAGMNTSEKGELTAFIRRVQQEFRLTVLVIEHHVPLVMKLCDRVAVLNFGELIAVGDPASVQRDPKVIEAYLGGS from the coding sequence GTGAGCGCTCCGGTCTTGCAGATCAGGGGGCTGACCCGGCGCTTTGGAGGCCTGATCGCCGTCAACAACGTCTCGTTCGAGGTGCAGGAAGGTGAAATCTTCGGACTGATCGGGCCAAACGGGGCGGGCAAGACCACACTCTTCAACCTGATGACCGGCCTGACACCGCCCAGCAGCGGCACTCTGCTGTACCACGGCGCAGATATCACCGCGCAGCCGCCGCACACCATCGCAGAAAAAGGCATTGCGCGAACCTTCCAGAATATCCGGCTGTTCAGGTCGCTCAGCGCTCTGGAAAACATCAAGATCGCCCGCCACGCCCGCACCCGCGCTGGCCTGCTGGCGGGCGTGTTTGGGCGTGACAGGGCCGAGGAACGCACGGTAGACGAGCGGGCCTGGGCGCTGCTCGATCTGGTGGGCCTGAGCAGCAAGGCCGGGCAGGAGGCGCAGAATTTCAGTTACGGCGATCAGCGGCGGCTGGAAATTGCGCGGGCGCTTGCCACCGACCCCCAGGTGCTGCTGCTCGACGAACCCGCCGCCGGAATGAATACCAGCGAAAAGGGCGAGCTGACGGCGTTTATTCGCCGCGTCCAGCAGGAATTTCGTCTGACGGTGCTGGTGATCGAACATCATGTGCCGCTGGTGATGAAGCTGTGTGACCGGGTGGCGGTGCTGAATTTCGGGGAGCTGATCGCGGTGGGCGACCCTGCCAGCGTGCAGCGTGATCCGAAGGTCATCGAAGCGTATCTGGGCGGTTCATGA
- a CDS encoding NCS1 family nucleobase:cation symporter-1: protein MSHEAGATTFVRSPEYSERLYNEDLAPLRPQTWSSYNIFAFWMSDVHSVGGYVFAGSLFALGLNAWQVLIALLLGIGLVNVFANLIARPSQQAGVPYPVICRMTFGVFGANIPAIIRGLIAVAWYGIQTYLASAAFTVVLLRFFPGLKSLNDTHFLGLSLLGWTGFMVMWVLQALVFWFGMNAIRRFIDFAGPAVYVVMIALAVWMVSRVGWSHINFNLADVKFSGSAAIFPFVTAVALVVSYFSGPMLNFGDFSRYGKTFGAVKQGNFWGLPVNFLVFSILTVITTSATLPLFHEVITDPIAMVSRIDNTTAVVLGALTFMLATIGINIVANFVSPAFDFSNVAPNRISWRTGGFIAAVAAIFITPWNLYNSPAVIHFTLDTLASFIGPLFGIILLDFYLVKRGQIHLDSLYIANADSRYWYQNGVNRAAVWALVPAVLVGLAITFLPGLSGLANFAWFIGVTLGAVFYYFTSAAERASSVQVGVQPIIGD from the coding sequence ATGTCACACGAAGCAGGAGCCACCACCTTCGTTCGTTCGCCGGAGTACAGCGAGCGCCTGTACAACGAAGACCTCGCGCCGCTGCGCCCGCAGACCTGGAGCAGTTACAACATCTTCGCGTTCTGGATGAGCGACGTTCACAGCGTCGGCGGCTACGTGTTCGCCGGAAGCCTGTTCGCGCTGGGCCTGAACGCCTGGCAGGTGCTGATTGCGTTGCTGCTGGGCATCGGGCTGGTCAATGTGTTCGCCAACCTGATCGCGCGGCCCAGCCAGCAGGCCGGAGTGCCGTACCCGGTCATCTGCCGCATGACCTTCGGCGTGTTCGGGGCCAACATCCCCGCCATCATCCGGGGCCTGATCGCGGTGGCGTGGTACGGCATTCAGACGTACCTGGCATCTGCGGCCTTCACGGTGGTGCTGCTGCGCTTCTTCCCCGGTCTGAAATCGCTGAACGACACGCACTTCCTGGGCCTGTCGCTGCTCGGCTGGACGGGCTTCATGGTGATGTGGGTGCTTCAGGCGCTGGTGTTCTGGTTCGGCATGAACGCCATCCGGCGCTTCATCGATTTCGCCGGGCCTGCCGTGTACGTCGTCATGATCGCGCTCGCCGTCTGGATGGTTTCCCGCGTCGGCTGGAGCCACATCAATTTCAACCTTGCCGATGTCAAATTCAGCGGCAGCGCGGCCATCTTTCCCTTCGTCACCGCTGTGGCACTGGTGGTGTCGTACTTCAGCGGCCCGATGCTGAACTTCGGCGATTTCTCGCGCTACGGAAAGACCTTTGGCGCGGTCAAACAGGGCAACTTCTGGGGCCTGCCCGTCAATTTCCTGGTATTTTCCATCCTCACGGTTATCACGACTTCGGCCACGCTACCGCTGTTCCACGAAGTCATCACCGACCCGATTGCGATGGTGTCGCGCATCGACAACACCACCGCCGTGGTGCTGGGCGCACTCACCTTCATGCTGGCGACCATCGGCATCAACATCGTCGCCAACTTCGTTTCACCCGCCTTCGACTTCTCGAACGTCGCGCCGAACCGTATCAGCTGGCGCACCGGGGGCTTTATCGCGGCGGTGGCAGCCATCTTCATCACGCCCTGGAATCTGTACAACTCGCCCGCCGTGATCCACTTCACCCTCGACACGCTGGCGTCGTTCATCGGGCCACTGTTCGGCATCATCCTGCTCGATTTCTATCTGGTCAAGCGTGGTCAGATCCACCTCGACTCGCTGTACATCGCCAATGCCGACAGCCGCTACTGGTATCAGAACGGCGTGAACCGGGCGGCAGTCTGGGCGCTGGTCCCCGCCGTTCTGGTCGGTCTCGCCATCACCTTTCTTCCCGGCCTCTCCGGTCTCGCCAACTTCGCGTGGTTCATCGGTGTGACGCTGGGCGCGGTGTTCTACTACTTCACCTCGGCAGCGGAACGCGCCAGCAGCGTGCAGGTGGGTGTGCAGCCGATCATCGGCGACTGA
- a CDS encoding ABC transporter ATP-binding protein has product MALLELDNLSVNYGAVQAVRDVSLTVEEGETVTLIGANGAGKTTTLRAISRMVRASEGHVRFAGRDLARLPPDEAVRLGIAQSPEGRQVLARQTVEDNLLLGAYTRRNAAEIRADLERQYRRFPRLRERRTQLAGTLSGGEQQMLAIARALMSRPKLLLLDEPSLGLAPIIVLEIFRIIQELSGAGVTMLLVEQNARLAMQNSHRTYVMEAGQIMFSGMSAEMVNDERVIQAYLGG; this is encoded by the coding sequence ATGGCCCTGCTGGAACTGGACAATCTGAGTGTGAATTACGGCGCGGTTCAGGCGGTGCGCGACGTGTCGTTGACGGTCGAGGAAGGCGAAACCGTGACACTGATCGGGGCGAACGGAGCCGGGAAGACCACCACGCTGCGGGCGATCTCACGGATGGTGCGGGCCAGCGAGGGCCACGTGCGCTTTGCCGGGCGCGATTTGGCCCGCCTGCCCCCCGACGAGGCGGTGCGGCTGGGCATCGCGCAGAGTCCGGAAGGGCGGCAGGTGCTGGCGCGGCAGACGGTGGAAGACAATCTGTTGCTGGGCGCGTACACCCGCCGGAATGCCGCCGAAATCCGCGCCGACCTCGAACGGCAGTACCGGCGGTTTCCGCGCCTGCGGGAGCGCCGCACCCAGCTCGCGGGCACGCTGTCGGGCGGCGAACAGCAGATGCTCGCCATCGCCCGCGCCCTGATGAGCCGCCCGAAATTGCTGCTGCTCGACGAGCCGAGCCTGGGTCTGGCTCCGATCATCGTGCTGGAGATCTTCCGCATCATTCAGGAACTGAGTGGAGCGGGCGTGACCATGCTGCTGGTCGAGCAGAACGCCCGGCTCGCCATGCAGAACAGCCACCGGACGTATGTGATGGAGGCCGGGCAGATCATGTTCAGCGGGATGTCTGCCGAGATGGTCAACGACGAACGCGTCATTCAGGCGTACCTGGGCGGATAA
- a CDS encoding GntR family transcriptional regulator, translated as MAPLPESGTQEQQIYEQVVLAMVEQRLPPGMRLPEQRLSALYGVSRERMRRVLLRLSEAGYLELVPNVGARVWQPGPSEVAEIFQARRVIEAQLVRDACTHWTPADGLRLRQNLAEEARALSRRDRSASIRLSGEFHLTLAGADANRLLLGFLRELIARSSLALMLYAVPDAPACPNHDHSELLRAVEAQDADQAAALLDEHLRDLEEQLDIGAAQRRHPATLRLETALAVHGEHSQPA; from the coding sequence ATGGCCCCACTTCCAGAATCAGGTACACAGGAACAGCAGATTTACGAACAGGTCGTGCTGGCGATGGTCGAGCAGCGGCTGCCACCGGGCATGCGCCTGCCCGAGCAGCGGCTCTCGGCGCTCTACGGTGTCAGCCGTGAGCGAATGCGCCGGGTGCTGCTGCGGCTGAGCGAGGCGGGCTATCTGGAACTCGTGCCGAACGTGGGGGCGCGGGTCTGGCAGCCAGGGCCGAGCGAGGTGGCCGAGATTTTTCAGGCCCGCCGGGTGATCGAAGCTCAGCTGGTGCGCGACGCCTGCACCCACTGGACGCCTGCCGACGGGCTGCGGCTGCGGCAGAATCTGGCCGAGGAAGCCCGCGCCCTGAGCCGCCGTGACCGCTCGGCTTCAATCCGGCTGTCGGGCGAGTTTCATCTGACGCTTGCGGGCGCAGATGCCAACCGGCTGCTGCTGGGCTTTCTGCGCGAGCTGATCGCCCGCAGTTCGCTGGCGCTGATGCTGTACGCCGTGCCCGACGCGCCCGCCTGCCCCAATCACGATCACAGCGAGCTGCTGCGGGCAGTGGAAGCACAGGACGCCGATCAGGCCGCCGCCCTGCTGGACGAACATCTGCGCGATCTGGAAGAGCAACTGGACATCGGCGCGGCGCAGCGCAGGCATCCGGCTACGCTGCGACTGGAAACCGCGCTGGCCGTACACGGCGAACACTCACAGCCCGCCTGA
- a CDS encoding SDR family oxidoreductase, whose amino-acid sequence MTLFDLTGRRALITGSSSGIGLELARGLARHGADVVLNGRNADKLEAAVTTLRAEGLNAAAAAFDVTEAAAVQAGVAAVLDAGPIDILVNNAGIQRRVSLLDLTLEVWDEVLKNNLTSALLVSKAVAPQMIARGGGKIICTLSLMSELGRRTTGPYTASKGGLKMLVKAMCAEWAEHNLQINGIGPGYFETEMTVPLVQDEQFSGWVRSRTPAGRWGQPAELAGAAVFLASSASDFVNGQIIYVDGGMLAVL is encoded by the coding sequence ATGACTCTGTTCGATCTGACAGGACGCCGCGCCCTGATTACAGGTTCCAGTTCGGGTATCGGGCTGGAGCTGGCACGCGGGCTGGCACGCCACGGGGCCGATGTGGTTCTGAATGGGCGCAACGCCGACAAGCTGGAAGCTGCCGTAACCACACTCCGGGCCGAGGGGCTGAACGCGGCAGCAGCAGCCTTCGATGTGACCGAGGCGGCGGCGGTACAGGCGGGCGTGGCGGCTGTGCTGGACGCAGGCCCCATCGATATTCTGGTCAACAACGCGGGTATTCAGCGCCGCGTTTCCCTGCTCGATCTGACGCTGGAAGTCTGGGACGAAGTGCTGAAGAACAACCTGACCTCAGCGCTGCTGGTGTCGAAGGCAGTGGCTCCTCAGATGATTGCGCGTGGCGGCGGCAAGATCATCTGCACCCTGTCGCTGATGAGTGAACTGGGCAGGCGCACCACCGGCCCGTATACCGCCAGCAAGGGCGGCCTGAAGATGCTGGTCAAGGCCATGTGTGCCGAATGGGCCGAACACAATCTTCAGATCAACGGAATCGGGCCGGGGTACTTTGAAACCGAGATGACGGTCCCCCTGGTGCAGGACGAGCAGTTCAGCGGCTGGGTCCGGAGCCGCACGCCCGCCGGACGCTGGGGCCAGCCTGCCGAACTTGCCGGAGCAGCGGTGTTTCTGGCATCGAGCGCATCTGATTTCGTGAATGGACAGATTATCTATGTAGACGGCGGAATGCTGGCTGTTCTGTAA
- a CDS encoding branched-chain amino acid ABC transporter permease, with translation MTDLLQNLINGLAIGSVYAIFALGYTLVFSILGIINFAHGAVFTLGAYFTYTLVVGQFENNGLIKGFNLFPAGSPFHGTPWAFALAALIGATLSGLVAVLIERLAFRPMRARGADPLLALVSSLGVALVIVNLIQILVGAESYNFPPDIYGDLKPALILHVGGKLIVVRTVQVIIFAVSMLLLLILGYVIGRTRTGKALRAVAENPGTASLLGISVSRFIVITFFLSGFLGGLAGTLVSTAFSVAGPYFGVTYGLKGLAVIVLGGLGSIPGAVVGGLVIGLAEAFVPSQYSAYREAVAFALLFVMLLLRPQGLLGQRLIQKV, from the coding sequence ATGACCGATCTGCTGCAAAACCTGATCAACGGCCTCGCCATCGGCAGCGTGTACGCCATCTTTGCACTCGGGTACACGCTGGTCTTTTCGATTCTGGGCATCATCAACTTCGCGCACGGTGCGGTGTTTACGCTGGGCGCATATTTCACGTACACGCTGGTGGTCGGCCAGTTCGAGAACAACGGCCTGATCAAGGGATTTAACCTGTTTCCCGCCGGTTCGCCGTTTCACGGTACGCCCTGGGCGTTTGCGCTGGCCGCCCTGATCGGGGCCACGCTGTCGGGGCTGGTGGCCGTGCTGATCGAGCGGCTGGCCTTTCGGCCCATGCGGGCACGCGGCGCAGATCCGCTGCTGGCGCTGGTCAGCAGTCTGGGCGTGGCGCTCGTGATCGTGAATCTGATTCAGATTCTGGTCGGGGCCGAGAGTTACAATTTTCCGCCCGACATCTACGGCGATCTGAAGCCTGCGCTGATTCTGCATGTGGGCGGCAAGCTGATCGTGGTGCGAACCGTGCAGGTCATCATTTTTGCCGTTAGTATGCTGCTGCTGCTGATTCTGGGCTACGTGATCGGGCGGACGCGCACCGGGAAGGCGCTGCGGGCGGTGGCCGAGAACCCCGGCACAGCCAGTCTGCTGGGCATCAGTGTTTCGCGCTTCATCGTCATCACCTTCTTTCTGTCGGGGTTTCTGGGCGGTCTGGCGGGAACGCTGGTCAGTACCGCCTTCAGCGTGGCAGGGCCATATTTCGGCGTCACCTACGGCCTGAAAGGGCTGGCAGTGATTGTGCTGGGCGGTCTGGGTAGCATTCCCGGCGCGGTGGTGGGCGGTCTGGTCATCGGTCTGGCCGAAGCCTTCGTGCCCTCCCAGTACAGCGCGTACCGGGAAGCGGTGGCCTTCGCGCTGCTGTTCGTGATGCTGTTGCTGCGGCCCCAGGGCCTGCTGGGGCAGCGGCTGATTCAGAAGGTGTAG
- a CDS encoding alpha-amylase family glycosyl hydrolase, whose protein sequence is MTDRFANGDPSNDNGANRDAGDRADKTNPLGWHGGDWKGIQQKIESGYFKNLGFTALWISPVVLQVPSIPVADGPNQGKQFAGYHGYWADDFFRTDPHFGSQADLKALVDSAHKNGLKVIQDVVVNHAGYGSALTTLHPDWFHTQADCAASTNTDQDCALAGLPDFKQNVPAVTTYLNDFVSYWQKNVGIDGLRIDTMKHVTDDYWRQFFAAGGAGDPSKLWSVGEVFNGDPAFVARYMDQLGAPSVFDFPLYFAIKDNLSSASGSLDALADTLARDSAYKDPSRLTTFVDNHDVPRFVSEVQSRGGSAAEAAQRLDLALSLMYASRGTPSVYQGTEIAQAGKGDPYNYVLGEGNREDMNFAAVDSSPTAARLKALSAARAASPALRHGTQQELWRPNGGAPIYAFRRVLANEKPVVAVMNNGASDLDLSTLPGGGIPLLGTFGTGALTELTGRAVLTVSGGKLVGTVPARTLLLLSGTAGSGSGTTINPALPDVSALSATPGDGAVGLSWTPGTSSDVSGYRVYQTAAGSTERLLNFAPLPASATGYVARGLTNGTAYTFRVVAVDSQGRESKGVTASATPSDKKTVKVTFTVDARNQGNGAIELRRFDTGSQVVYPMTQDARGIWKTSIDLPLYREIKFKFGNSASGAKNSGYEAPNQSDRALTVTPGASYSGTYDYISKAVPTTTIEGRVTGAGAPVAGALVSGNDPDFDYALTFADGTYTAFASGAQTLKASAAGFVTSSAQAVTAPASGVNFDLARDLRTKYTIDGDLSDWTAPKVKLSSPAEGVFGPDNNWLTLQADSDDTYLYLAYTYRVSGNSAILYLDTAAGGALKADGFNAWARAADLAGGADYFLARYENQAAQLRHIDSDTATTELNAADYQQASQGTLPAQSFEVAIPWTKLGFSGKPTTPIKLFGGIFGGDNYGAGDIVPDAGSTPAGANTIGTDAQKRRATFTEGLTLNP, encoded by the coding sequence TTGACTGACCGCTTTGCCAATGGCGACCCCAGCAACGACAATGGGGCCAACCGTGACGCGGGCGACCGGGCCGATAAAACCAATCCGCTCGGCTGGCACGGCGGCGACTGGAAGGGCATCCAGCAGAAGATCGAGAGCGGCTATTTCAAGAATCTGGGCTTCACAGCCCTCTGGATCAGCCCGGTGGTGCTTCAGGTGCCGAGTATTCCGGTGGCCGACGGCCCCAACCAGGGCAAGCAGTTCGCCGGATATCACGGGTACTGGGCCGACGATTTCTTCAGAACCGATCCGCACTTCGGCTCTCAGGCCGACCTGAAAGCCCTGGTGGACAGCGCCCACAAGAACGGTCTGAAAGTCATTCAGGATGTGGTGGTCAATCACGCCGGCTACGGTTCCGCTCTCACCACGCTGCATCCCGACTGGTTCCACACCCAGGCCGACTGCGCCGCCAGCACCAACACCGATCAGGACTGCGCTCTGGCGGGTCTGCCCGATTTCAAGCAGAACGTGCCCGCCGTGACCACGTACCTGAACGACTTCGTGAGCTACTGGCAGAAGAACGTGGGCATCGACGGACTGCGAATCGACACCATGAAGCACGTGACCGACGACTACTGGCGGCAGTTCTTCGCGGCGGGCGGTGCGGGCGATCCCAGCAAGCTGTGGTCGGTGGGCGAGGTCTTCAACGGCGATCCGGCCTTCGTGGCGCGGTACATGGATCAACTGGGTGCGCCGAGCGTCTTCGATTTCCCGCTGTATTTCGCCATCAAAGACAACCTGTCGAGTGCGTCTGGCAGTCTCGATGCGCTGGCCGACACGCTGGCCCGCGACAGCGCCTACAAAGACCCGTCGCGCCTGACCACCTTCGTCGATAACCACGACGTGCCGCGCTTCGTGTCGGAAGTGCAGAGCCGGGGTGGAAGCGCCGCCGAAGCCGCCCAGCGCCTCGATCTGGCCCTCAGCCTGATGTACGCGTCTCGCGGCACGCCCAGCGTGTACCAGGGCACCGAGATCGCACAAGCGGGCAAGGGCGATCCTTATAACTACGTGCTGGGCGAGGGAAACCGCGAGGATATGAACTTTGCGGCAGTGGACAGCAGCCCGACTGCCGCCCGTCTGAAGGCGCTGTCGGCGGCCCGCGCCGCGTCGCCCGCGCTGCGCCACGGCACTCAGCAGGAACTGTGGCGGCCCAACGGCGGCGCACCGATCTATGCCTTCCGGCGCGTGCTGGCGAATGAAAAGCCGGTGGTGGCGGTCATGAACAACGGCGCGAGCGACCTCGATCTCAGCACCCTTCCTGGCGGCGGCATTCCGCTGCTCGGCACCTTTGGCACGGGCGCACTCACCGAGCTGACCGGGCGTGCGGTGCTCACCGTTTCCGGCGGCAAGCTGGTCGGCACCGTTCCGGCCCGCACCCTGCTGCTGCTGAGCGGCACGGCAGGCAGCGGATCGGGTACCACCATCAACCCGGCCCTACCCGACGTGAGCGCCCTGAGCGCCACACCCGGCGACGGCGCGGTGGGCCTGAGCTGGACGCCCGGCACCAGCAGCGATGTGAGCGGCTACCGCGTGTACCAGACGGCGGCGGGCAGCACCGAACGCCTGCTAAACTTCGCGCCGCTGCCCGCCAGCGCAACCGGCTACGTGGCACGCGGCCTGACCAACGGGACGGCGTACACCTTCCGGGTGGTGGCTGTCGACAGTCAGGGCCGCGAATCGAAGGGTGTGACTGCCAGCGCCACGCCCAGCGACAAAAAAACTGTCAAGGTCACGTTCACCGTCGATGCCCGCAATCAGGGCAACGGGGCCATCGAGCTGCGGCGTTTCGACACCGGCAGTCAGGTCGTGTACCCGATGACTCAGGACGCACGCGGCATCTGGAAGACCAGCATCGATCTGCCGCTGTACCGCGAGATCAAGTTCAAGTTCGGCAACAGTGCCAGCGGCGCGAAGAACAGCGGCTACGAGGCCCCGAATCAGTCTGACCGTGCCCTCACCGTCACGCCCGGCGCTTCGTATTCCGGCACTTACGACTACATCAGCAAGGCGGTGCCGACCACCACCATCGAGGGCCGCGTGACCGGGGCAGGAGCGCCAGTCGCGGGCGCACTCGTCAGCGGCAACGACCCGGATTTCGATTACGCACTCACCTTCGCAGACGGCACGTACACGGCCTTTGCCAGCGGTGCCCAGACGCTGAAGGCCAGCGCCGCCGGATTTGTAACCAGCAGCGCTCAGGCCGTCACTGCGCCCGCCAGCGGCGTCAATTTCGATCTGGCCCGCGACCTGCGAACCAAATACACCATCGACGGCGATCTGAGTGACTGGACTGCGCCGAAGGTCAAGCTGAGCAGCCCGGCAGAGGGTGTTTTCGGCCCCGATAACAACTGGCTCACGCTTCAGGCCGACAGCGACGACACCTATCTGTATCTGGCCTACACCTACCGCGTGTCGGGCAACAGCGCCATTCTGTACCTCGACACGGCGGCGGGCGGCGCCCTCAAGGCCGACGGCTTCAACGCCTGGGCGCGGGCTGCCGATCTCGCGGGCGGGGCCGACTACTTCCTAGCACGCTACGAAAATCAGGCCGCGCAGCTTCGCCATATCGACAGCGACACAGCCACCACCGAGCTGAACGCCGCCGATTATCAGCAGGCCAGCCAGGGCACGCTGCCCGCTCAGAGCTTCGAGGTGGCGATCCCCTGGACGAAACTGGGCTTCAGCGGCAAGCCCACCACGCCGATCAAGCTGTTCGGGGGCATCTTCGGCGGCGACAACTACGGCGCGGGCGACATCGTGCCCGATGCGGGCAGCACGCCTGCCGGGGCCAACACCATCGGCACCGACGCCCAGAAGCGCCGCGCCACCTTCACCGAGGGTCTGACGCTGAACCCCTGA
- a CDS encoding ABC transporter substrate-binding protein: MRQPLALLALTLSAALGTAAADKVATPVPIGIGVAQTSNTALLGQEQVIGARFAEKYINARGGINGTPIKLVFQDTGGDEAGAINAFQNLITKDKVVGIVGPTLSQQAFSADPIADRAKVPVLGPSNTAKGIPQIGAFIARVSAPVAVVAPNAIKQALKLDPKIKKVAVLYAQNDAFSVSETGTFQDTAKAQGLTVATVQKFLTTDTDFTTQVTAVLNENVDLVIVSGLANDGGNLVKQLRQLGYKGSIIGGNGLNTSNIFPVCQQYCDGIIIAQAYSPAQPSANNQLFVKEYTAQYKKAPPQFAAQAFTGVQVMVDALRILDRKKKLADWELSDLRVALNTQILAGKYNTPLGAISFDKEGELNQAAFYVAQIKMKDAKTGTFVFLK, translated from the coding sequence ATGCGCCAACCTCTAGCTCTGCTGGCCCTGACGCTCAGCGCCGCTCTCGGAACTGCCGCCGCCGATAAAGTCGCCACACCCGTTCCTATCGGGATTGGCGTGGCACAGACCAGCAACACTGCCCTGCTGGGACAGGAACAGGTGATCGGGGCGCGTTTTGCCGAGAAATACATCAATGCGCGCGGCGGTATCAACGGCACGCCCATCAAATTGGTTTTTCAGGATACGGGCGGCGACGAAGCTGGGGCCATCAACGCATTTCAGAACCTGATCACCAAAGACAAGGTGGTGGGCATCGTGGGGCCGACGCTCTCGCAGCAGGCGTTTTCTGCCGATCCCATCGCCGACCGCGCCAAGGTTCCGGTGCTGGGGCCGAGCAATACCGCCAAGGGGATTCCCCAGATCGGGGCATTTATCGCCCGCGTGTCGGCTCCGGTCGCGGTGGTGGCTCCGAATGCCATCAAGCAGGCACTGAAACTCGATCCGAAAATCAAGAAGGTGGCGGTGCTGTATGCCCAGAACGACGCCTTCTCGGTCAGCGAAACCGGCACCTTTCAGGACACTGCCAAAGCGCAGGGCCTGACGGTGGCGACGGTGCAGAAATTCCTGACCACCGACACCGATTTCACCACCCAGGTCACGGCGGTGCTGAACGAGAACGTCGATCTGGTGATCGTGTCGGGCCTCGCCAACGACGGCGGAAACCTGGTCAAGCAGTTGCGGCAGCTCGGGTACAAGGGCAGCATCATCGGCGGCAACGGCCTGAACACCTCCAACATCTTCCCGGTGTGTCAGCAGTACTGCGACGGCATCATCATCGCGCAGGCCTACAGCCCCGCCCAGCCGAGCGCCAACAACCAGCTCTTCGTCAAGGAATACACCGCGCAGTACAAGAAAGCCCCGCCGCAGTTCGCCGCCCAGGCGTTTACCGGCGTGCAGGTGATGGTCGATGCCCTGCGAATTCTGGACCGCAAGAAGAAGCTGGCCGACTGGGAACTGAGCGATCTGCGCGTGGCGCTCAATACCCAGATTCTGGCGGGCAAGTACAACACCCCGCTGGGTGCGATCTCGTTCGACAAGGAAGGCGAACTGAATCAGGCCGCTTTTTACGTGGCGCAGATCAAGATGAAAGACGCCAAGACCGGCACCTTTGTCTTTCTGAAGTAA
- a CDS encoding branched-chain amino acid ABC transporter permease, with translation MDFLQTYGFLIVTMLQQGLLGLSLYFPLMAGQLSLASPGFYALGGYIAAIMLTSPAFAGWRDALGGWIFPLTWVLAALASALLGVIVGVPALRLRGIYLALATIAFVQILQVVSLNLDITGGAVGLFGIPQAFGFEDRWQYIWIFLPLTVLVLLFARQLERSRVGRALRAIREDELAADAVGISPTRYKVLAFVIGAALAGIVGAMSAPFLNTWNARQGTFDASIAFLAYTLIGGSRSLWGPLLGGALLSSLPELLRGLADWRLVINGLVLVVASLYLPQGIVGALSKLRRPVPPKRPPVAPPPALPLGDAP, from the coding sequence ATGGATTTCCTGCAAACCTACGGCTTCCTGATCGTGACCATGCTTCAGCAGGGGCTGCTGGGTCTGAGCCTGTATTTTCCCCTGATGGCGGGGCAACTGTCGCTCGCCAGCCCCGGGTTCTATGCACTGGGCGGCTATATCGCGGCCATCATGCTGACCAGCCCGGCGTTTGCTGGCTGGCGAGACGCGCTGGGCGGCTGGATTTTTCCACTCACCTGGGTGCTGGCGGCCCTCGCCTCGGCGCTGCTGGGCGTCATCGTGGGCGTGCCTGCGCTGCGGCTGCGCGGCATCTATCTGGCACTCGCCACCATCGCCTTCGTGCAGATCTTGCAGGTGGTCAGCCTGAATCTGGACATCACCGGGGGCGCGGTGGGACTGTTCGGCATTCCGCAGGCGTTCGGCTTTGAAGACCGCTGGCAGTACATCTGGATTTTTCTGCCGCTCACGGTGCTGGTGCTGCTGTTTGCCCGCCAACTGGAGCGCTCGCGGGTAGGAAGGGCGCTGCGGGCTATCCGAGAAGACGAGCTGGCCGCCGATGCGGTGGGGATTTCTCCGACCCGCTACAAAGTGCTGGCCTTCGTGATCGGAGCGGCGCTGGCAGGCATCGTGGGAGCCATGAGCGCCCCCTTCCTGAACACCTGGAATGCCCGCCAGGGCACCTTCGACGCCTCTATCGCCTTCCTCGCCTATACCCTCATCGGGGGCAGCCGCAGCCTGTGGGGGCCGCTGCTGGGCGGAGCGCTGCTGTCCAGTCTGCCCGAACTGCTGCGCGGTCTGGCCGACTGGCGGCTGGTGATCAACGGGCTGGTGCTGGTGGTCGCCAGTCTGTATCTGCCGCAGGGAATCGTGGGGGCGCTGTCGAAGCTGCGCCGACCTGTACCGCCCAAGCGCCCGCCTGTTGCACCCCCGCCCGCCCTGCCACTCGGAGACGCGCCGTGA